In the genome of Curtobacterium sp. MCLR17_036, the window TGGCGTCGGGCACGGGGACCTCGGCGGAGTCGTCGGCGAAGTTCACCACGACGTGCACCGGGGCGACGTCCGGCCCGAGCAGCCCCCGGGTCAGCACCAGCCAGCGTCGGTCCTCGTCGAACCGCACGGCGTTCGCCTCGTACCGGTGGTCGACGAACGCCTGGTCCGTCCGGCGCAGCGCCACGAGGACCCGGTAGGCCCGCAGGATCGCCGCGCCCCGCTCCGAACTGACGTCGGCCCAGTCGAGCTTCGAGTTCGTGAACGTCGTCGGGTCCTGCGGGTCGGGGACGATCGACTCGTCCCAGCCGTGCTCGGCGAACTCGGCGATGCGCCCCTCTGCCGTGACCTTGCCGAGGTCGGGCTCGGGGTGCGAGGTGAAGAACTGCCACGGCGTCGTCGCGGCGAACTCCTCGCCCATGAACAGCATCGGCGTGAACGGGCCGAGCAGCGTGAGCGCGGCGGCGATCACCAGGCCCTCGTCGTCCAGCGTCGCCGCGAGGCGGTCGCCGGCGGCGCGGTTGCCGATCTGGTCGTGGTTCTGGTTCGTCACGACCAGGGCCGTCGCGGGCGAGGTCGCCCGGTCGATCGGTCGCCCGTGCCGCTTCCCACGGAACGACGACCAGGTGCCGTCGTGGAAGAACCCGTGCTCGAGCACCTTCGCGAGCGCCGACAGGGGAGCGAAGTCGGCGTAGTAGCCGTTCGTCTCACCGGTCAGTGCCACGTGCACCGCGTGGTGGAAGTCGTCGGACCACTGTCCGGTGAGTCCGTAGCCCGCGGCCTCGCGCGGACGGAACATCACCGGGTCGTTCAGGTCGGACTCGGCGATGAGCGACAGCGGCCGTCCGACCGACGCCGAGTAGGCGTCGGTCTCGTCCGCCATCTCGGCGAGCACGTGCGGGCGTGAGGTGTCGCGGATCGCGTGCACGGCGTCGAGCCGCAGCCCGTCGACGTGGTGGTCGCGGAACCACATGCGGACGTTGTCCAGGACGTACCGACGGACCTCGGGGTGCTCGACGTTCACGGAGTCGCCCCACGTGTTCGCGAGGCCCTGCACCAGGTACGGCCCGTACAGCGGCAGGTAGTTCCCGCTCGGTCCGAGGTGGTTGTAGACGACGTCCTGGATGACGCCGAGACCGAGCGAGTGCGCCGTGTCCACGAAGCGGTCGTACGCGTCGGGCCCGCCGTACGGGGCGTGGACCGCGAACCAGCCGACGCCGTCGTAGCCCCAGTTCCACTCGCCGTTGACGGCGTTGACCGGCAGCAGCTCGACGAACCCGACGCCGAGCTCGACCAGGTGGTCGAGCTTCTGCGCCGCCGCGTCGAGGGTGCCCTCTGGCGTGAAGGTGCCGATGTGCATCTCGTAGACGACACCGCCGCGTGCCGGCCGCCCGGTCCAGGCCTCGTCGGTCCACGCGAAGCGCGCGGGGTCGACGACCTCGGACGTGCCGTGCACGCCGTCGGGCTGGTACCGGCTGCGCGGGTCCGGCCGGACGGCGTCGTCGTCACCGATGCGGAACCCGTAGCGGGCGCCGACGACCGGCGCGATCGCGTCGGTCGTCCACCAGTCGTCGTCGCCGCGGGTCAGCGGGTACTCGACGTCGTCGACGACCAGCCGGACGCGGTCCGGCTCGGGCGCCCAGACGGCGTAGCGGTCGGGTGCGGTCATGCGTGACCCTCCAGGATGTCGATCTCGGCCTGCGCGTCGGTCTCGGGTGCGTCCGACGCGGCAGCGGTCTCCGGACGGGAGGCCCGGGTCGTCTCCGGCGCAGCGGTCGCCGCGTCGACGTGGTCGGGATCGACCACCGTGTCGGCGGGGACGAGCAGCGCGACCGGGTAGGTGGCGAGCAGTTCGGACAGTGCGATGCCCCGCGACGCCGGGAACCGTCGGCCGGTGAGCACGTCGACCCGCTCGAGGGGGACCGGGTGCACGAGCGTGTCGCCCCACCCGCCGACCCGCTCGAGGCCGATCGGCAACCGTGTCGCGACCGTCACGGCGCCGCCGCGGTCGAAGGCGAGCACGTGGTCCGCCGCGCTGCCCGACGCCTCGAGCGCCAGGTACCGGGTGAAGAGCTCCCGGTGGTCGCGACGGAGCCGCAGGGCACGCGTCGTCACGAGGAGCTTCGCCGCACCGTCGAGACCGACCTCCGGCAGGCGCTGCGGCCCGTCGTCGTCCGGACCGTCGACGGCGGCGAGCGTGTGCCGGCGTTCGGTGTAGTCGACCGGCCGACGGTTGTCGGGGTCGACGAGGGAGCGGTCCCAGAACTCGGTGCCCTGGTAGACGTCGGGGACGCCGGGGGCGGTGAGCTGCACGAGCTTCTGGCCGAGGCCGTTCGACCAACCGGCCTGGTCGATGCGCTCGTCGAGGGCGTCGAGCACGGCGACCACGGCGGGGTCGTCGAACGCGGCGTCGACGATCGCGTGCATCTGCGACTCGAACGCCTCGTCCGGCTCGGTCCACGTGGTGCTGTCACCGGCTTCGCGCGAGGCCTTCTCGGCGTACGCGTGCAGGCGCTCCCGGCTCGCGGGCCGAGCGCCGATGATCGCCTGCCACAGCAGGTCGGCGAAGACGCGGTCCTCGAGCGGCACGAGCGACTGGAGCCGCTCGAGCGTCGCACTCCACTCGGCACCCAGCTCGGCGAGCACGGCGATGCGTGCGCGGGTGTCCTCGCTGCGCTTGGTGTCGTGCGTGGTGAGGGTCGTCATCGTGTTCGGCCAGCTGCCGAGCCGCTCGCGCTGCGCCTGGTGGAAGGCGTCCACCGGGACCGCGAAGACGCTCGGGTCGCTGCCGACCTCGCTGAGCGACGACAGGCGCGAGGTGCGGTAGAACGCGGTGTCCTCGACGCCCTTCGCCATCACCATGCCGCTGGTCTGCTGCAGCCGGAGCGCCGCCGCGTTCATCGGGTCGACGAGCGCGGGAGCGATCCGGTCGATGACGTCGCCGAGGTCGGGTCGGGCCTCGGCGGCGCGCTCGAGCGCGGTGATGAGGTGGTGGGCACCCTCGGGCAGGTACGTGCGGTACACGTCGAAGGACGCCACGAGCTCGGCGACCGCGTCGACGACGCGTTCGTGCGTGATGGCGTCCACCCCGGCGACGGTCGGTGCGAGCAGCCGCGCGAGCCGCTCGACCTCGCTGCCGAGGATGCCGTCCGCGATGCCACGACGGGTGTCGTGCGTGAGCTGCTGCCAGTCGGCCGGCTCGGCGCCCGACGCGGCCGTCAGGTCGTCCTCGCCGGCGGGGTCGACGAACACGCGGTCGAAGACCCCGAGGGCGTCGTAGCCCGTCGTGCCGTCGACCGGCCACGAGGACGGCAGCTGCTCGCCCGGCTCGAGGATCTTCTCGACCAGGGTGTACGCCCCACCGGTCAGCTCGGCCAGGTCCTGCAGGTACCCGGCCGGGTCGAACAGGCCGTCCGGGTGGTCGATGCGCAGGCCGTCGACGAGACCGTCGCGGAACCAGCCGCCGATGACGCCGTGCGAGGCCGCGAAGACCTCGGGTCCCTCGACGCGGATCGCCGCGAGCGTGTTCACCGCGAAGAACCGGCGGTAGTTCAGGTCGTGGTCGGCGCGCTTCCAGTGCACGAAGGCGTAGTGCTGCCGCTCGTGCACCGCGTCGACGGTGTCGCCGTCGTGCACGGTGCCGGGAGCCGTCGGGTACGCGGTCTCGCCGACCCGGAGCACCGGCCGTGCCGGGTCCGTGGTGTCGAGCGTGACTGCTTCGAGCAGACGGTCGTCGAGCACCGGGACGCGGACCTTGCCGTCGCCGGCGTCCCAGTCCACGTCGAACGCCCAGGCGACCGGCGAGCCCTGACCGAGTTCGAGCAGGGACCACCACCAGGGGTTCGACTCGGGCGTCGCGACACCGACGTGGTTCGGGACCACGTCGACCAGGACGCCGAGTCCTGCGGCGTGCGCGGCCTCGGCGACCGCTCGGAGCGCGTCGTCGCCGCCGCGCTCGTCGTCGACCCGCGTGTGGTCGACGACGTCGTAGCCGTGGTTCGACCCCGCCTCGGCCTGCAGGACGGGGGACAGGTAGAGCCAGTCCGCCCCGAGGTCGCGCACGTAGTCGACGACGTCGCGCGCCGCCGTGAGGTCGAAGTCCGCCGAGACCTGCAGGCGGTACGTGGACACCGGCTCGCGTCGTGCGGCGCCCGTCGCGTCGGCGGTCATCGGGTGGTCCCGCTCGGTGCGGTCGACCCGGCCGGGTTCGACGGGGTGACGGCGTCCTGCGGGGCGACGGGCGCCGGAGCGCCCTCCTGCTGGACGTCGACGGGGGTGGCGGTGACCTCGTGGTCGGGCTCGGCACGGAGCACGATCATCGACCGCGCCGGCACGTCGAGCGGGGTCCCCGCCTCGACGATCTCGTCGCGGGCACCGGGTTCGGCGGTGTCGATGCGGACGGTCCACCCCGGCGCGTACTCCTCGGGCGGCAGGGTGAAGGTCACCACGTCGTCGTGCGCGTTGAAGTACGTGATGAACGCGACGTCCGTGACCCGCTCACCGCGGGCGTCGCGCCCGCGGATCCCCTCGCCGTTCAGGTACATGCCGACGCTCTTGCCGAAGCCGGAGTCCCAGTCCTCGGGGTCCATGGCGTCGCCGGAGGGGGTGAGCCACACCACGTCGGGCAGGGGCTCGCCCTCGCCGCGGCGGACCGGACGACCGTTGAAGTACCGGGTGCGGCGGAAGGTCGGGTGGTCGTGGCGGAGCTTGACGACGTCGGCCGTGAACTGGATCAGTTCCTCGTCCGCGGTGTCCCAGTCGATCCAGCTCAGCTCGGAGTCCTGCGCGTAGACGTTGTTGTTGCCGGACTGCGACCGGCCGAGCTCGTCACCGTGCGCGAGCATCGGCACGCCCTGGCTCAGGAGCAGGGTCGCCAGGAAGTTCCGGCGACGCTGGAGCCGCAGCTCGTTGACCGCCTCGTCGTCGGTCGGGCCCTCGGCGCCGGAGTTCCAGGACCGGTTGTGGCTCTCGCCGTCGTTGTTGTCCTCGCCGTTGGCCTCGTTGTGCTTCTCGTTGTAGGCCACGAGGTCGTACAGCGTGAAGCCGTCGTGCGCGGTGATGAAGTTGATGCTCGCCTTGGGCGTGCGGCCGTCGTGCTCGTACAGGTCCGCCGAACCCGAGATCCGGGAGGCGAACTCACCGAGCGTCGACGACTCGCCGCGCCAGAAGTCGCGGACGGTGTCGCGGTACTTGCCGTTCCACTCGGACCACTGGGGCGGGAAGTTGCCGACCTGGTAGCCGCCGGGGCCGACGTCCCACGGCTCGGCGATGAGCTTGACCTGCGACACGATCGGGTCCTGCTGCACCAGCTCGAAGAACGCCGACAGGCGGTCGACCTCGTAGAACTCGCGGGCGAGCGCCGACGCCAGGTCGAAGCGGAACCCGTCGACGTGCATCTCGGTCACCCAGTAGCGGAGCGAGTCGAGGATGAGCTGCAGCGAGTGCGGGTGCCCGACGTTGAGCGAGTTCCCCGTGCCCGTGTAGTCCATGTAGAACTTCTTGTCGTCGTCGACCAGGCGGTAGTAGGCCGCGTTGTCGATGCCGCGGAACGACAGCGTCGGGCCGAGGTGGTTGCCCTCGGCGGTGTGGTTGTAGACGACGTCGAGGACGACCTCGATGCCGGCGCGGTGCAGCTCGCGCACCATCGTCTTGAACTCCTGGACCTGCTGGCCCTGGTCGCCCGACGACGAGTACGCGGAGTGCGGTGCGAAGAAGCCGATGGTGTTGTAGCCCCAGTAGTTCGACAGCCCCTTGTCCTGCAGGGTCGAGTCGTTCACGAACTGGTGCACGGGCATGAGCTCGAGCGTCGTGATGCCGAGGCGCTGCAGGTGCTCGATCACCGCCGGGTGGGAGACGCCGGCGTAGGTTCCGCGCTGCTCCTCCGGCACGTCGGGGTGGGTCTCGGTGAGGCCCTTGACGTGTGCCTCGTAGATGACGGTCTCGCCGTAGGGCGTGCGCGGCGGACGGTCCCCCTGCCAGTCGAAGAAGGGGTTGATGACGACGCCCTTCATCATGTGCGAGGCGGAGTCGTCGTCGTTCGTGGAGTCCGGGTCGCCGAACGTGTACGAGAAGAGCGACTGGTCCCAGTCGATCTCGCCGCTGGTCGCCTTGGCGTAGGGGTCGAGCAGGAGCTTCGACGGGTTCGAACGCGCGCCGGTGGCGGGGTCGTACGCGCCGTGGACGCGGAAGCCGTACTCCTGACCGGGGCCGACGTTCGGCAGGTAGGCGTGCCAGACGTAGGCATCGACCTCGAGGAGGGGGACGCACTCTTCGTTGCCGTCGGAGTCGAAGAGACAGAGTTCGACACGCTCGGCGACCTCGCTGAAGAGCGCGAAGTTCGTGCCGCTTCCGTCGTAGGTCGCACCGAGCGGGTACGGGTTGCCGGGCCAGGTGTGCAAGTGGTCCTCCAGGTGTGGGTTTCGCCAACATATCGGCGGGAGCCGTCAGCGTCCGCAGACAAGTCGAAGGTGTGGACTGCTCACGCGAGATCCCGCCTGTGGAGGGACGGACGAGTAGCGTCACGCCCATGGCCAACATCGTGTCCCAGATCGCAGACAAGGTCCGCCCGACCGGCGTCTCCACGAACTACGGAGATCCCGTCGAGGTCGGCGACCAGACCATCATCCCCGTGTCCCTCGGCTGGTTCGGCTTCGGCGGCGGCGGGGACGACGAGAACGGCGGCGGAGGTGGCGGCGGCGCCACCGTGCCCGTCGGCGCGTACGTCCGTCGGCCCGGCCAGGACCTCGAGTTCGAACCGAACCTCATCTCCCTCGTCGCGGTGAGCATCCCGCTGGTCTGGGTGACCGGCAAGGCCCTCAGCAAGGTGATCCGCGCCCTGAAGAAGTGACCCGATGACGGAACGGGAGGCC includes:
- the treY gene encoding malto-oligosyltrehalose synthase; the protein is MTADATGAARREPVSTYRLQVSADFDLTAARDVVDYVRDLGADWLYLSPVLQAEAGSNHGYDVVDHTRVDDERGGDDALRAVAEAAHAAGLGVLVDVVPNHVGVATPESNPWWWSLLELGQGSPVAWAFDVDWDAGDGKVRVPVLDDRLLEAVTLDTTDPARPVLRVGETAYPTAPGTVHDGDTVDAVHERQHYAFVHWKRADHDLNYRRFFAVNTLAAIRVEGPEVFAASHGVIGGWFRDGLVDGLRIDHPDGLFDPAGYLQDLAELTGGAYTLVEKILEPGEQLPSSWPVDGTTGYDALGVFDRVFVDPAGEDDLTAASGAEPADWQQLTHDTRRGIADGILGSEVERLARLLAPTVAGVDAITHERVVDAVAELVASFDVYRTYLPEGAHHLITALERAAEARPDLGDVIDRIAPALVDPMNAAALRLQQTSGMVMAKGVEDTAFYRTSRLSSLSEVGSDPSVFAVPVDAFHQAQRERLGSWPNTMTTLTTHDTKRSEDTRARIAVLAELGAEWSATLERLQSLVPLEDRVFADLLWQAIIGARPASRERLHAYAEKASREAGDSTTWTEPDEAFESQMHAIVDAAFDDPAVVAVLDALDERIDQAGWSNGLGQKLVQLTAPGVPDVYQGTEFWDRSLVDPDNRRPVDYTERRHTLAAVDGPDDDGPQRLPEVGLDGAAKLLVTTRALRLRRDHRELFTRYLALEASGSAADHVLAFDRGGAVTVATRLPIGLERVGGWGDTLVHPVPLERVDVLTGRRFPASRGIALSELLATYPVALLVPADTVVDPDHVDAATAAPETTRASRPETAAASDAPETDAQAEIDILEGHA
- the glgX gene encoding glycogen debranching protein GlgX, with product MHTWPGNPYPLGATYDGSGTNFALFSEVAERVELCLFDSDGNEECVPLLEVDAYVWHAYLPNVGPGQEYGFRVHGAYDPATGARSNPSKLLLDPYAKATSGEIDWDQSLFSYTFGDPDSTNDDDSASHMMKGVVINPFFDWQGDRPPRTPYGETVIYEAHVKGLTETHPDVPEEQRGTYAGVSHPAVIEHLQRLGITTLELMPVHQFVNDSTLQDKGLSNYWGYNTIGFFAPHSAYSSSGDQGQQVQEFKTMVRELHRAGIEVVLDVVYNHTAEGNHLGPTLSFRGIDNAAYYRLVDDDKKFYMDYTGTGNSLNVGHPHSLQLILDSLRYWVTEMHVDGFRFDLASALAREFYEVDRLSAFFELVQQDPIVSQVKLIAEPWDVGPGGYQVGNFPPQWSEWNGKYRDTVRDFWRGESSTLGEFASRISGSADLYEHDGRTPKASINFITAHDGFTLYDLVAYNEKHNEANGEDNNDGESHNRSWNSGAEGPTDDEAVNELRLQRRRNFLATLLLSQGVPMLAHGDELGRSQSGNNNVYAQDSELSWIDWDTADEELIQFTADVVKLRHDHPTFRRTRYFNGRPVRRGEGEPLPDVVWLTPSGDAMDPEDWDSGFGKSVGMYLNGEGIRGRDARGERVTDVAFITYFNAHDDVVTFTLPPEEYAPGWTVRIDTAEPGARDEIVEAGTPLDVPARSMIVLRAEPDHEVTATPVDVQQEGAPAPVAPQDAVTPSNPAGSTAPSGTTR
- the treZ gene encoding malto-oligosyltrehalose trehalohydrolase, with protein sequence MTAPDRYAVWAPEPDRVRLVVDDVEYPLTRGDDDWWTTDAIAPVVGARYGFRIGDDDAVRPDPRSRYQPDGVHGTSEVVDPARFAWTDEAWTGRPARGGVVYEMHIGTFTPEGTLDAAAQKLDHLVELGVGFVELLPVNAVNGEWNWGYDGVGWFAVHAPYGGPDAYDRFVDTAHSLGLGVIQDVVYNHLGPSGNYLPLYGPYLVQGLANTWGDSVNVEHPEVRRYVLDNVRMWFRDHHVDGLRLDAVHAIRDTSRPHVLAEMADETDAYSASVGRPLSLIAESDLNDPVMFRPREAAGYGLTGQWSDDFHHAVHVALTGETNGYYADFAPLSALAKVLEHGFFHDGTWSSFRGKRHGRPIDRATSPATALVVTNQNHDQIGNRAAGDRLAATLDDEGLVIAAALTLLGPFTPMLFMGEEFAATTPWQFFTSHPEPDLGKVTAEGRIAEFAEHGWDESIVPDPQDPTTFTNSKLDWADVSSERGAAILRAYRVLVALRRTDQAFVDHRYEANAVRFDEDRRWLVLTRGLLGPDVAPVHVVVNFADDSAEVPVPDATGEELYRFGAADVEAGSVRFRGRGVVVLR